The following coding sequences lie in one Pontibacter sp. G13 genomic window:
- a CDS encoding hybrid sensor histidine kinase/response regulator translates to MNMKFNTRILIIDDEEVVRDSIREILAPNKRENVQMAAAAAALFDVPDPVVKPVGRSSVMPLFQIDEAPNGREGLEKVKQSLLDGDPYALVFCDMRMPGWNGLETAMEIRKVDPRLEWYFVTAYSDQSVEEIMQAIGGSTGYLCKPFAAEEITQIATKCIYDWNKLRSLEQVMDLISNIKVNQVQLSSLLDNIFHQISDFIPNQYSLLLKVEADGSYYEISSLGALSAEIDIKRLLDTMNSGQASSAGRVVDQVEDVLCCPLEEYLVVVVPAEGQAVNQERLYLLNLFLSSAASAIHNAQLQEMLVKSEKMNAIGQAISMVIHDLKTPVNQIDQVTELIRIEQAENLETAEMLDMIHQSTADAMNIINDFRDFTQNAEIQKRDQDLRPLFDKIRDRLSQKPAYDSVQTHWNLQEEIRLACDGRKLGRVFINLINNAVEALTISGSDEPQVWVDAHLSEGKWTFSVKDNGPGIKPEIAATLFEPFVTAGKPKGTGLGLAIVKQIVEVHQGTVEFETSPAGTSFVVHIPQQ, encoded by the coding sequence ATGAACATGAAATTCAACACGCGAATCCTGATCATTGACGACGAGGAAGTAGTACGCGACTCCATCCGTGAGATTCTGGCCCCCAACAAGCGCGAGAATGTCCAAATGGCAGCAGCAGCGGCGGCCTTGTTTGATGTGCCCGATCCGGTCGTCAAGCCCGTGGGCAGAAGTTCGGTCATGCCCTTGTTTCAGATTGATGAAGCTCCCAATGGCCGTGAAGGACTGGAGAAGGTCAAGCAATCTCTGCTGGACGGAGATCCATACGCACTGGTATTTTGCGATATGCGAATGCCGGGTTGGAATGGATTGGAAACAGCCATGGAGATTCGCAAGGTTGATCCTCGTCTGGAATGGTACTTCGTAACGGCCTATTCCGATCAATCCGTGGAGGAAATCATGCAGGCAATCGGAGGAAGTACGGGGTATCTCTGCAAACCATTCGCAGCGGAGGAAATCACCCAGATCGCCACCAAGTGCATCTACGACTGGAACAAACTCCGGAGTCTCGAACAGGTCATGGACCTCATTTCCAATATCAAGGTGAATCAGGTGCAGCTGTCTTCGCTCCTCGACAATATTTTTCACCAGATCTCCGACTTCATCCCCAACCAGTATTCGCTGCTACTGAAAGTGGAAGCCGATGGGAGTTACTATGAAATATCCTCCCTAGGTGCTCTGTCTGCCGAAATCGACATCAAGCGACTCCTGGATACGATGAACTCAGGACAAGCTTCCTCAGCCGGTCGAGTTGTGGATCAGGTCGAAGATGTGCTGTGTTGTCCCTTGGAGGAATACCTTGTGGTGGTAGTGCCCGCTGAAGGGCAAGCGGTCAATCAGGAACGGCTCTATTTGCTGAATCTATTCCTGTCGAGTGCCGCCAGTGCCATTCACAATGCCCAGTTACAGGAGATGCTGGTCAAGTCCGAAAAGATGAATGCCATCGGTCAGGCCATTTCCATGGTGATTCATGACCTCAAGACCCCCGTCAATCAAATCGACCAAGTCACCGAACTGATCCGAATCGAACAGGCGGAAAATCTTGAGACAGCGGAGATGTTAGACATGATCCATCAATCCACCGCAGATGCGATGAATATCATCAATGACTTCCGCGACTTCACCCAGAATGCTGAGATTCAGAAAAGAGATCAGGACCTCCGGCCTTTGTTTGACAAGATTCGAGATCGACTCAGCCAAAAACCCGCTTACGATTCGGTACAAACTCATTGGAACTTGCAGGAGGAAATTCGTTTGGCATGTGATGGCAGAAAGCTCGGCAGGGTATTCATCAACCTGATCAACAATGCGGTGGAAGCATTGACCATCTCTGGAAGCGATGAGCCCCAAGTGTGGGTAGATGCCCACTTGTCGGAGGGGAAATGGACCTTTTCGGTCAAGGATAATGGGCCGGGGATCAAACCAGAGATCGCGGCTACGCTATTTGAGCCTTTCGTAACTGCTGGCAAGCCCAAAGGAACAGGACTTGGACTGGCCATTGTCAAGCAGATCGTAGAGGTGCATCAAGGAACGGTAGAATTTGAAACGAGCCCCGCAGGAACCTCATTTGTCGTCCATATTCCACAACAATGA
- a CDS encoding HAMP domain-containing sensor histidine kinase encodes MDAASLQESYNRLKNFIYECPIGLADTTVDGKIISINATGSQLLVPIALSHGLDVENILQVVAFFDEELAEDIEDFEGSFGEVCASRYVKVYMSGLEHHPDYLAFSVKRMDADTFMFAFRNVTQVVEQEEQTRKVLQERALQSGKLEMATNVLHDIGNVMTAIGGQLASMKSHESWEEILNIKRLIGMFEQHQSGLDDLFGAGKGGAILHFLGAISQSLDERYQHSEQAMQKLINHASHVQDILNIQRNYVKGSQGTSRSSINVSILLGDALSMQSKGIEKRDIKVTQQLPLSVPVIGGDPTQMMQVFVNLLKNACEAFDERLDHEQKVLEVLVTHDSESITILVRDNAIGLQGKDPSYLLQKGISTKSFGSGLGLHNCRNILENHGGSLRLYDREKETGLVVEVVLPIKPDKNREHEHEIQHANPDH; translated from the coding sequence ATGGATGCTGCTTCCCTCCAAGAATCCTACAACCGGCTCAAGAACTTTATCTACGAATGCCCCATCGGTTTGGCAGATACCACGGTGGATGGCAAGATCATCTCGATCAATGCCACCGGGAGCCAACTGTTGGTGCCGATTGCCCTTTCCCATGGATTGGATGTGGAGAATATTCTGCAGGTAGTGGCCTTCTTCGATGAAGAACTCGCCGAGGATATCGAAGACTTCGAAGGGTCATTTGGGGAAGTATGTGCGAGTAGATATGTCAAGGTCTACATGTCCGGCTTGGAGCATCATCCCGACTATCTGGCATTTTCCGTCAAACGAATGGATGCCGATACCTTTATGTTTGCTTTTCGGAATGTGACCCAGGTGGTCGAGCAGGAGGAACAGACTCGGAAAGTGTTGCAAGAGCGAGCCCTTCAAAGCGGGAAGCTGGAAATGGCCACCAATGTCCTCCACGATATCGGCAATGTCATGACGGCCATCGGCGGGCAGTTGGCTTCCATGAAAAGCCATGAATCTTGGGAGGAAATCCTCAACATCAAGCGGCTGATCGGTATGTTCGAGCAGCATCAATCAGGACTGGACGACTTGTTTGGTGCCGGCAAAGGAGGCGCAATCTTGCATTTTCTGGGAGCGATTTCCCAATCGCTGGATGAGCGTTATCAGCATTCGGAGCAGGCCATGCAGAAGCTCATCAATCACGCCAGCCACGTTCAGGACATCCTGAATATCCAAAGAAACTATGTCAAAGGGAGCCAAGGTACGAGCCGAAGCTCCATCAACGTCTCGATCCTGTTGGGGGATGCACTTTCTATGCAATCCAAAGGGATTGAGAAGCGAGATATCAAGGTGACTCAGCAATTGCCCCTTTCCGTGCCTGTCATCGGGGGGGATCCCACCCAAATGATGCAGGTATTTGTCAATCTGCTCAAGAATGCTTGCGAAGCGTTCGATGAGCGACTGGACCATGAGCAAAAAGTGCTAGAGGTCCTCGTTACCCACGACAGTGAATCTATCACCATTCTGGTCCGGGACAATGCTATTGGGCTGCAGGGAAAAGATCCAAGCTATCTGCTTCAGAAAGGCATATCGACCAAGTCCTTCGGTTCGGGGCTTGGCTTGCACAATTGCCGAAATATCCTCGAGAATCATGGAGGATCATTGCGGCTGTACGATCGAGAAAAGGAAACTGGGCTAGTGGTGGAGGTGGTACTCCCCATCAAGCCTGACAAAAACCGGGAGCATGAACATGAAATTCAACACGCGAATCCTGATCATTGA
- the plsY gene encoding glycerol-3-phosphate 1-O-acyltransferase PlsY yields the protein MVYLYILGLTIVAYLVGSLPVSIWLAKWYYGIDIRDHGSGRTTHTNVHRVLGLGSGLLVQGLDIAKGFLAAKLAWVIHLNSGVTVDLEYFTMMMVFGLAAILGHIYPLFAGFRGGKGFHVSLGVLIAVNPIFAAVVAVVSFVIYLLSQIPRLGFILGAVAVPVFVAVTGSIYGELRIPMMIFSVALALMLLISHRQNLQKIIEGKEAKVPINWPKLPPRF from the coding sequence ATGGTTTATCTCTATATACTCGGATTGACAATCGTTGCGTACTTAGTAGGTTCATTGCCAGTAAGTATCTGGCTAGCCAAATGGTACTACGGGATTGATATCCGGGACCATGGCTCTGGCCGCACCACCCACACCAATGTACATCGGGTCCTCGGGCTCGGTTCGGGATTGTTGGTACAGGGATTGGATATCGCCAAGGGCTTCCTTGCCGCCAAGCTCGCTTGGGTAATACATTTGAACTCCGGAGTGACGGTAGATTTAGAATACTTCACGATGATGATGGTATTCGGTCTAGCGGCCATCCTCGGGCATATCTATCCCTTGTTTGCAGGATTTCGTGGAGGTAAAGGCTTCCATGTCAGCTTGGGCGTGTTGATTGCGGTCAACCCCATTTTTGCAGCAGTCGTCGCGGTAGTATCCTTCGTGATCTATTTGCTCTCTCAAATTCCTCGCTTGGGATTCATTCTTGGAGCAGTGGCAGTACCCGTATTTGTGGCAGTCACAGGCTCTATCTATGGAGAATTGCGCATCCCGATGATGATTTTCAGTGTGGCGCTCGCGTTGATGTTGCTCATCAGCCACCGCCAGAATCTTCAGAAAATTATCGAAGGTAAAGAAGCCAAGGTGCCCATCAACTGGCCTAAGCTTCCCCCAAGATTCTAG
- the nuoD gene encoding NADH dehydrogenase (quinone) subunit D, giving the protein MSSEVFPSKQSLADRVNPSFFPEHQRSLYKRLEDKHTLVEVENDPLGTKMVINLGPQHPATHGVLRVALEVDGETIIKAVSDVGYLHRGIEKIAENKTYQEFMPYTDRMDYMSPYSNNVGYCLAIEKLVGIEVPERAQYIRTIACELARISAHLLWLGTMVMDAGAVSMFIWTFREREHLYSIFDKLAGVRFTVSHCRIGGIAFDVSDEVLNDIREWNKNFRKELAGWRKLLANNGIWLNRNRGVGVITKEQAIDMGVTGPVLRASGVPHDIRTFEPYLVYDRLDFDVVIREEGDSLARYYVRLDEMEQSVRMLDQLLDQLPGGDIRADNAKWTYASKDEVYYSMEGMIHDFMMTDVGVMPPAGAEVYQAIEAPKGELGYHIKSDGTGSPWRIKINAPSFSNLQILESMMQGAMIADTVVLIGSLDPVMGECDK; this is encoded by the coding sequence ATGAGTAGTGAAGTTTTTCCCTCCAAGCAAAGTCTCGCTGACCGCGTGAATCCGAGTTTCTTCCCGGAACACCAACGCTCGCTATATAAACGATTGGAGGACAAGCATACCTTGGTGGAGGTGGAAAACGATCCACTGGGTACCAAGATGGTTATCAACCTCGGACCGCAGCACCCTGCCACCCACGGAGTACTCCGGGTAGCTTTGGAAGTGGACGGCGAAACCATCATCAAGGCAGTCTCAGATGTCGGATACCTCCACCGAGGCATCGAGAAAATCGCCGAAAACAAGACCTATCAGGAGTTCATGCCCTACACCGACCGGATGGATTACATGTCCCCGTACTCCAACAATGTCGGTTACTGTCTCGCCATCGAAAAGCTGGTGGGCATCGAGGTGCCTGAACGTGCTCAATATATCCGTACGATCGCCTGCGAATTGGCGCGTATTTCTGCTCACCTGCTCTGGTTGGGTACCATGGTCATGGATGCCGGTGCGGTTTCCATGTTTATCTGGACCTTCCGAGAGCGTGAGCATCTGTATTCCATCTTCGACAAACTGGCTGGGGTGCGTTTTACCGTGAGCCACTGCCGGATCGGCGGGATTGCCTTTGATGTGTCCGATGAGGTCCTCAATGACATCCGTGAATGGAACAAGAACTTCCGCAAGGAATTGGCTGGATGGCGCAAGCTGCTTGCCAACAACGGAATCTGGCTCAACCGAAACAGAGGCGTTGGGGTCATCACCAAGGAGCAGGCTATTGACATGGGCGTAACCGGTCCTGTCCTCCGTGCTTCTGGCGTACCTCACGATATTCGTACTTTCGAACCATACTTGGTATATGACCGCCTAGACTTCGACGTGGTGATCCGCGAAGAAGGCGATAGCTTGGCGCGCTACTATGTGCGTCTGGACGAAATGGAGCAGAGTGTGCGCATGCTGGATCAGTTGCTTGACCAGCTTCCAGGCGGGGATATCCGTGCTGACAACGCCAAATGGACCTACGCTTCCAAAGACGAGGTGTACTACTCCATGGAGGGAATGATTCACGACTTCATGATGACCGACGTAGGCGTGATGCCTCCTGCAGGTGCGGAAGTCTATCAAGCCATCGAAGCACCAAAAGGTGAGCTTGGTTACCATATCAAATCCGACGGAACCGGTTCTCCCTGGCGGATCAAAATCAATGCACCGTCATTCTCCAACCTGCAGATTCTCGAATCTATGATGCAGGGAGCCATGATTGCAGATACCGTGGTACTCATCGGTTCGCTTGATCCGGTCATGGGTGAATGTGATAAATAG
- a CDS encoding universal stress protein, whose protein sequence is MERTFLIPTDFSDESDQAIRYGLQLAQVFDARTILCHACNLAMPADPMEADHTAATTYQSHLDAIQLKLDAQVGRVWEDEEEAPPQTLTKIGFAADVILHTSEQAFTDLVILASHGKEHGQVQWLGGISSRVVQESRVPILIVPPGCKFRPFRSVAWALEMGRPFHANPMTERLQEVFEPEWLMVNVYGDQMPSLELRERMSHQISGQIPQWHYSEFLYQSDRVAKGLWDFVREYEADLLVVTPHKRSWWQSWFHPSQTQRLARLVTCPMLVLPAI, encoded by the coding sequence ATGGAACGCACTTTCTTGATCCCGACCGATTTTTCGGATGAATCCGATCAGGCTATCCGATATGGGCTTCAATTGGCCCAAGTGTTCGATGCCCGAACCATCCTCTGCCATGCCTGCAACTTGGCGATGCCGGCCGACCCGATGGAGGCAGACCACACTGCTGCCACGACCTATCAGTCCCATTTGGATGCCATCCAACTGAAACTCGATGCCCAAGTGGGGAGAGTTTGGGAAGATGAGGAAGAAGCCCCGCCGCAAACCCTGACCAAGATCGGATTCGCAGCAGATGTGATCCTCCATACCTCGGAACAGGCATTCACGGATTTGGTGATATTGGCTAGTCACGGCAAGGAACACGGCCAGGTCCAATGGCTGGGCGGGATTTCCTCTAGAGTGGTACAAGAGTCTCGCGTCCCGATTTTGATTGTCCCGCCGGGCTGTAAATTTCGGCCTTTCCGATCGGTCGCTTGGGCATTGGAAATGGGGCGGCCCTTTCATGCCAATCCCATGACCGAGAGATTGCAAGAGGTATTTGAACCCGAATGGCTCATGGTGAATGTCTACGGCGATCAGATGCCTTCCTTGGAGCTCCGTGAGCGAATGTCCCATCAGATTTCAGGGCAAATTCCCCAATGGCACTATTCCGAATTCCTCTACCAATCTGACCGCGTGGCAAAAGGCCTCTGGGACTTTGTGCGCGAATATGAGGCTGATTTGCTGGTGGTCACTCCCCACAAGCGCTCTTGGTGGCAAAGTTGGTTTCATCCCTCTCAGACCCAAAGATTGGCCCGTTTGGTCACCTGCCCCATGCTCGTATTGCCTGCCATATAA
- a CDS encoding Glu/Leu/Phe/Val dehydrogenase dimerization domain-containing protein, whose translation MSNVPLFEKEGSVEVFSEMASYDHEMIVHCHDRATGLKAIIAVHNTTLGPAMGGLRMWPYATEGEALTDALRLSRGMTLKNALAGINVGGGKAVIIGNARTDKTEAMLRRFGKFVHNLGGKYYTAEDVGMSEDDMEIIRTETPYVTGISQIRGGSGDPSPVTAYGTYLGMKAAMKKATGSDSLNGKRVLVQGVGHVGGYLVDHLVEEGAKVFIYDIYPQTLEAVSARTGATIISEEEVYTLPVDVYAPCALGGTLNPETIPQLNCMIVCGAANNQLLDEVRDAQDLKDRGILYAPDFMVNAGGIINVSLELEVYHRDLAMRKTERIYETAMKVFDLAGQADITTHEAALKLAEQRIAEIGHNLLYR comes from the coding sequence ATGTCAAACGTACCGTTATTTGAAAAGGAAGGGTCAGTAGAAGTCTTTTCAGAAATGGCTTCCTATGACCATGAGATGATTGTGCACTGCCATGACCGGGCAACTGGTCTCAAAGCCATCATCGCTGTCCACAACACCACGCTAGGTCCCGCAATGGGAGGCCTTCGGATGTGGCCTTATGCCACAGAAGGAGAAGCCTTGACGGATGCACTTCGCCTTTCACGCGGAATGACCCTCAAGAATGCCCTAGCTGGAATCAATGTGGGAGGCGGCAAAGCTGTCATCATCGGCAATGCACGTACCGACAAGACTGAAGCCATGCTTCGTCGATTCGGCAAGTTCGTCCACAATCTCGGCGGAAAATACTATACCGCAGAAGATGTCGGCATGTCCGAGGACGATATGGAAATCATCCGCACCGAGACCCCTTATGTGACAGGTATCTCTCAAATCCGTGGAGGAAGTGGAGATCCATCACCCGTCACAGCATATGGCACCTACCTCGGGATGAAGGCCGCCATGAAAAAGGCTACAGGCAGCGACTCCCTCAATGGAAAGCGCGTTCTTGTTCAAGGGGTAGGCCATGTCGGTGGATATCTGGTAGACCATCTCGTAGAAGAAGGTGCCAAAGTTTTCATCTATGACATCTATCCACAGACCCTTGAGGCCGTTTCTGCCCGCACCGGTGCTACGATTATTTCCGAAGAAGAAGTCTATACCCTTCCGGTAGATGTATATGCGCCTTGCGCGCTTGGAGGCACGTTGAATCCCGAAACTATTCCCCAGCTTAACTGTATGATTGTCTGCGGCGCTGCCAACAACCAATTGTTGGATGAGGTCCGCGATGCCCAAGATCTCAAAGATCGGGGGATCTTGTACGCACCAGATTTCATGGTGAATGCAGGAGGCATCATCAATGTGAGTCTGGAGCTAGAGGTGTACCACCGGGATCTGGCTATGCGCAAGACCGAACGCATCTACGAAACAGCCATGAAGGTCTTTGACCTAGCTGGACAAGCAGATATCACCACCCATGAAGCTGCCCTCAAGTTGGCGGAGCAGCGGATCGCGGAAATCGGCCACAATCTGTTGTACCGATAG
- a CDS encoding DUF952 domain-containing protein gives MALIYHLVKQADWLHALDSGTYAPPSLKEEGFIHCSTKEQLMDTIARHYADERELVVLELSEKVVKPILKWETNKHGEFPHLYGKLRIDWVENTRILFKDGKGEWHWD, from the coding sequence ATGGCTCTCATCTACCACCTCGTTAAGCAAGCCGATTGGCTACATGCCCTAGATTCCGGAACGTATGCCCCCCCGTCTCTCAAAGAGGAAGGATTTATCCATTGTTCCACCAAAGAACAGCTCATGGATACCATTGCCCGGCACTATGCCGATGAACGCGAATTGGTGGTACTCGAGCTCTCCGAGAAGGTCGTCAAGCCCATTTTGAAATGGGAAACCAACAAGCATGGCGAGTTTCCCCACCTGTATGGTAAGCTGCGAATTGACTGGGTGGAGAATACCCGGATCTTATTCAAGGACGGAAAAGGCGAGTGGCACTGGGATTGA
- a CDS encoding NifU family protein: MVVTEDLRSRIESALDSVREYLKSDGGDVEVHEIREDGVVEVNLLGNCGSCSMSSMTMKAGIEQVILKVAPEVTQVVAVNATK; this comes from the coding sequence ATGGTTGTTACAGAAGACTTGCGGTCTAGAATTGAGAGCGCACTTGACTCCGTTCGGGAGTACCTGAAATCCGACGGAGGTGACGTTGAAGTTCATGAAATCCGGGAAGATGGTGTCGTGGAGGTGAATCTGTTGGGAAACTGCGGATCCTGCTCGATGAGTAGCATGACCATGAAGGCCGGAATTGAACAAGTGATCCTGAAAGTGGCCCCTGAAGTGACACAAGTAGTCGCTGTCAACGCCACCAAATAG
- a CDS encoding Mrp/NBP35 family ATP-binding protein, with protein MLFKNKSKGITEKQVLAALSYVDDPDLKKDLVTLNMIRDIQIDGKKVSFSVVLTTPACPMKDAIHNACVNAIHLMVDKEAEVVINMTAEVQNNQADRQLPNIKHVIAISSGKGGVGKSTVAANVAVALAKTGAKVALVDADIYGPSQPILFGFEQARPMMETVGDRDMLVPFERHGVKVMSIGVLVRPEQAVVWRGPMASKALRQIIFDTNWGEIDYMLIDLPPGTGDIHLTLVQALPVSGAVVITTPQKVAVADARKGAEMFRTPQIQVPLLGVIENMAFFVPSDAPDKRYHLFGKDGGKALAEGLEIPVLGQIPIRESISIRGDEGAPIALLNDDVLAKSFQELAQEIARQLAIRNATLPPTSQVQIQTP; from the coding sequence ATGTTGTTCAAGAACAAGTCAAAAGGCATTACCGAAAAGCAAGTGTTGGCGGCGTTGAGCTACGTCGACGACCCGGATTTGAAGAAGGATCTCGTGACCCTCAACATGATCCGGGATATCCAGATCGATGGTAAGAAGGTGAGTTTCAGTGTTGTGCTGACTACCCCTGCCTGCCCGATGAAGGACGCCATTCACAATGCGTGTGTGAATGCCATTCACCTCATGGTAGATAAAGAAGCCGAAGTGGTCATCAATATGACTGCGGAGGTTCAGAATAATCAGGCAGATCGCCAACTGCCCAATATCAAGCATGTCATTGCCATTTCTTCAGGAAAAGGCGGCGTAGGAAAATCTACTGTGGCAGCCAATGTCGCGGTAGCACTCGCCAAAACAGGTGCCAAGGTGGCCTTGGTGGATGCGGATATCTATGGCCCGAGCCAGCCCATCCTGTTTGGATTCGAGCAGGCCCGTCCGATGATGGAGACTGTTGGCGATCGAGATATGCTCGTCCCTTTCGAGCGTCACGGCGTGAAAGTCATGTCTATCGGCGTTTTGGTGCGTCCTGAGCAGGCAGTGGTTTGGAGAGGCCCGATGGCTTCCAAGGCACTACGTCAGATCATCTTCGATACCAATTGGGGAGAGATCGACTATATGCTCATTGACCTTCCACCTGGAACGGGGGATATTCACTTGACCTTGGTGCAGGCATTGCCTGTTAGTGGAGCGGTGGTGATCACAACTCCTCAGAAGGTAGCCGTTGCCGATGCCCGCAAAGGAGCGGAGATGTTCCGTACCCCGCAGATTCAAGTTCCCTTGTTGGGCGTAATTGAAAATATGGCCTTTTTCGTGCCTTCCGATGCTCCTGACAAGCGCTATCACCTTTTCGGGAAAGACGGAGGCAAGGCATTGGCTGAAGGCCTGGAGATTCCGGTATTGGGCCAGATTCCCATTCGTGAATCTATTTCCATACGTGGCGATGAGGGGGCTCCGATTGCCTTGTTGAATGACGATGTGCTGGCCAAATCTTTCCAAGAGTTGGCTCAGGAAATCGCCCGTCAATTGGCTATCCGAAACGCTACCTTGCCGCCCACTAGTCAGGTGCAGATACAAACCCCCTGA
- a CDS encoding sugar phosphate nucleotidyltransferase, with protein sequence MKAVIPVAGIGTKLRPHTHTQPKPLIPVAGKPILGHIIDNLIEAGITEYIFIIGYLREKIREYVQTHYADKISMEFVVQAPRKGLAHALWMAKEYLGEDEILVNLGDTIFGADTSRVVQMPGSVLCVQEVDKPREFGIAQLGEDGHVIKVVEKPEIPTSNLALVGLYKIDQMSVLMEALTQMFSEGLLEEHDYSLTEALMSMINLGTKFQAYHVESWYDCGRKAQLLLANRILLSEFQEDELPQFENTVIIPPVKIAEGCQIKDSIVGPNVAIAEHSVINHSILSNSILGAYTQLESIILKNSVIGNDTSLKGRSNSINIGDNTELDFGS encoded by the coding sequence ATGAAAGCAGTGATTCCCGTAGCAGGGATTGGGACCAAATTGCGTCCTCACACCCATACCCAACCCAAGCCCCTCATCCCCGTCGCGGGTAAACCCATTTTGGGACATATCATCGACAATCTCATCGAAGCTGGAATTACCGAATACATCTTCATCATCGGCTATCTGCGTGAGAAGATCCGAGAATACGTCCAGACCCATTATGCCGACAAGATCTCCATGGAGTTTGTCGTGCAGGCTCCTCGGAAGGGATTGGCGCATGCCCTGTGGATGGCCAAGGAATATCTGGGAGAGGATGAAATACTCGTAAATCTCGGGGATACCATTTTCGGGGCAGACACAAGTCGGGTAGTCCAGATGCCCGGATCGGTCCTGTGCGTGCAGGAAGTGGACAAGCCTCGGGAGTTTGGCATCGCTCAATTGGGCGAGGATGGCCACGTCATCAAGGTGGTCGAGAAGCCCGAAATCCCCACCTCCAATCTGGCCTTGGTGGGACTTTACAAAATCGACCAGATGTCGGTGCTGATGGAAGCCCTGACGCAGATGTTCTCCGAAGGACTCTTGGAGGAGCATGACTACTCCCTGACTGAAGCCCTCATGAGCATGATCAATTTGGGGACCAAGTTTCAGGCTTATCATGTGGAAAGCTGGTATGATTGCGGTAGAAAGGCGCAGCTATTGTTGGCGAATCGGATTTTGCTCAGCGAATTTCAGGAGGATGAGCTACCCCAATTCGAAAATACGGTCATCATCCCGCCCGTCAAGATCGCCGAAGGATGCCAGATCAAGGACTCCATCGTCGGTCCCAATGTGGCGATTGCAGAGCATTCGGTCATCAATCACTCCATCTTGAGCAATTCCATCCTGGGAGCTTATACCCAATTGGAATCCATCATCCTGAAGAATTCCGTCATCGGCAACGATACCTCCCTCAAAGGGCGATCCAACAGCATCAACATCGGGGACAATACCGAACTCGACTTTGGTTCGTGA
- the nusB gene encoding transcription antitermination factor NusB, with the protein MITRRQIRAKVMQAVYACITSGQQPAEVFNLLLREIKDELEELEKKKKLSGDTKLLSTLYYDSMENATRYDQLIKSKAQNWELDRIAKIDRILMHMAICEMLNFEEIPIKVTINEYLELAKAYSTPKSSKFINGILDSLYNDFKHTGRIVKRGRGLIDTSSAQQPVESE; encoded by the coding sequence ATGATTACCAGAAGACAAATCAGAGCAAAAGTTATGCAGGCCGTTTACGCTTGTATCACTTCCGGACAGCAGCCGGCAGAAGTCTTCAACCTCCTATTGAGAGAAATCAAGGATGAGTTGGAAGAACTGGAGAAGAAGAAGAAGTTGTCTGGAGACACTAAGCTCCTCAGCACGCTCTACTACGACTCCATGGAGAATGCGACTCGTTATGACCAGCTCATCAAATCCAAGGCCCAGAACTGGGAACTGGACCGGATCGCCAAGATCGACCGGATCTTGATGCACATGGCCATTTGCGAGATGCTGAATTTCGAAGAAATTCCTATCAAGGTGACCATCAATGAATATCTAGAGCTCGCCAAAGCGTATAGCACGCCCAAAAGCTCCAAGTTCATCAACGGAATTTTGGATAGCCTCTACAACGACTTTAAGCATACCGGGAGAATTGTAAAGCGGGGTCGTGGTCTGATCGACACCTCCTCCGCCCAGCAACCGGTTGAATCTGAATAA